One window of Acidobacteriota bacterium genomic DNA carries:
- a CDS encoding ATP-binding cassette domain-containing protein, with the protein HDFIMAMEKGYDTDVGPRGATLSGGQRQRIAIARALVRDPKILILDEATSSLDLEEEALIQEALERLLADRTTIIIAHRLSTIVNADEIVVLDEGKILEKGKHDELVEKGGLYSNLYRHMARI; encoded by the coding sequence CATGATTTCATTATGGCGATGGAAAAAGGATACGACACGGATGTGGGCCCCAGAGGAGCGACGCTTTCAGGGGGCCAGCGGCAGCGGATAGCCATCGCGAGAGCTCTTGTGAGAGATCCAAAGATTCTGATTCTTGATGAAGCGACCTCCTCACTTGATTTGGAAGAAGAAGCGCTCATCCAGGAGGCACTTGAACGGCTTCTCGCTGATAGAACGACGATAATCATCGCTCATAGGCTCTCAACCATTGTGAATGCTGATGAAATCGTCGTGCTCGATGAAGGGAAAATCCTAGAGAAAGGAAAGCATGACGAATTAGTGGAAAAAGGAGGATTGTATTCCAATCTCTATAGACATATGGCGCGCATCTGA